From Haloarcula rubripromontorii, the proteins below share one genomic window:
- a CDS encoding PadR family transcriptional regulator — protein MYDLTGFQRDLLYVIAGLDEPHGLAIKEELENYYESEVNHGRLYPNLDTLVEKALIEKGERDRRTNFYTLTKRGQRELDARKEWEAQYVSA, from the coding sequence ATGTATGACCTGACTGGATTCCAGCGGGACCTGCTGTACGTCATTGCAGGCCTTGACGAGCCCCACGGGTTAGCAATCAAGGAAGAGCTCGAAAACTACTACGAAAGCGAGGTTAACCACGGCCGGCTGTATCCGAACCTTGACACGCTCGTCGAGAAGGCACTCATCGAGAAGGGCGAACGCGACCGCCGAACGAACTTTTACACGCTGACCAAGCGCGGCCAGCGCGAACTCGACGCCCGGAAAGAGTGGGAAGCACAGTACGTTTCGGCGTAG
- a CDS encoding acyl-CoA thioesterase, translated as MPTVLETYIENRWMVQPNHSNHLGSTHGGNVLKWMDELGAMSAMRFAGETCVTARMDQVNFKRPIPVGDTALIEAFVYDAGETSVKVRLRAARENIRTGETESTAESYSVYVAVDEDRNPVPVPDVTTETDRGEKLRERALDGEANR; from the coding sequence ATGCCAACGGTATTGGAAACCTATATCGAGAACCGCTGGATGGTCCAGCCCAACCACTCGAATCATCTGGGTTCAACCCACGGGGGAAACGTCCTGAAATGGATGGACGAACTCGGGGCGATGTCGGCGATGCGCTTTGCCGGTGAAACCTGTGTCACTGCGCGGATGGACCAAGTGAACTTCAAGCGGCCCATCCCGGTCGGTGACACGGCTCTTATTGAGGCGTTCGTCTACGACGCTGGCGAGACGAGTGTCAAAGTTCGGCTCCGGGCCGCCCGAGAGAACATCAGAACCGGCGAGACGGAATCGACTGCAGAGTCGTACTCGGTGTACGTCGCGGTCGACGAGGACCGGAATCCCGTACCCGTTCCCGACGTGACGACCGAAACTGACCGTGGTGAAAAACTGCGAGAGCGCGCCCTTGACGGGGAAGCGAACCGCTGA
- a CDS encoding HEWD family protein — protein sequence MAEIVTPRKRECERCGRVDEWDPDQHSWRIVTDDGTKQSGDPHCLHEWDINGTFNPLAE from the coding sequence ATGGCTGAAATCGTCACCCCACGCAAACGCGAGTGTGAGCGGTGTGGGCGGGTCGACGAGTGGGACCCGGACCAACACAGTTGGCGTATCGTCACTGACGACGGCACCAAGCAATCTGGCGACCCACACTGTCTCCACGAGTGGGACATCAACGGCACGTTCAATCCGCTGGCCGAGTGA